From the genome of Rubidibacter lacunae KORDI 51-2:
CAGACCTTGCAGGATTGGGCGCGCCACCGCCACCAGTTCGAACGGCATCAGTTCCGCCGCCTGCTCGCCGATCTTGTAGAGGGCGAACGCAGCCCGGCGCCGGTGGCGATCGCGCTGCACTTGGTCGCGATCTCTTTCGGCTTTTTGCTCGGTATCGTCCTGTTCCCACTGGGCGGTTATCGCTTGGGATTGGTCATTGCCTTGGGGCTGGGAGCAACGGGACTTCTTTTGTGTGCTTGCGTGGTTCAGTTGCTGTTGCTGATGCGCAGTGAATGGCGAGGTGTTTGGGCTCTGACCGCCACGATCGCAATGGTCGTTGTGCTGTCAGCATTGCCGCTGATAGCGCTTGCTAATACCAGTTTCTCGGCGATCGCGCTAATCGTGCTGGGCGAATGGCTGGCGATCGTGCTAGCGGGGTTTGCACTCCAACGCCAGCTGCGACGCTCGGGGCAATCGGTAACCCAGGCCCTGACAAGTTCGGCAAACCAGGTACTGGTCAGTAACGTCCGCTAGGCAAACGCGGTCCCGACTTGCTATTGCCTTCGATTGAAACAGTGGGCTCGGTTCGCTGCCCTCAGTCGAAGTTCCCCAAAAAACACCATTAATGGTGAGACGGATTCCATCACACCCTTGCATGTGGATCGTTTTCACGAAAGGGGATTCCGTTCGCCTGTCGCCAACCCCATAGAGTGCCGTATATCTTGCTGGCCAGCACTTTCTTAGCACAACTGGCGCTCGCTCGACTTTAACGCGCACTCGCCTCACCCAGCATCTTGGCGGTACGCTTGCCAAGCAAGATCGATTAAACCGCTGAGGATGGCCCCTGCAACGAGCCTACCGCCCTTGCTCGAGAGCGTGCAGATCGTGGGGATAAGTAATTCGCACAACTGTTTTTTAAGGTCCTTGACATTTACAAAGGTTGGCAGCGTACAAATGACCAGCGCCGGCCGAATCGACTCGGACGCGATCGCTTTTAGTAAAACGGTCAGCGCCATGCTATCGCGTCCGACCACAAAAATACCCTCGGGATAGCGCTGCGACAGCTTGCGCATACCGGCGGCAATCGGCTGACCGATCTTCTCCTGATGGCGGCGCGTGAGCGTGTCAGCAGCGCAGTAGATCGGATTGGCAAACGTTTGCTGTAAGTGTGGGGCAACTCCCACCTGAATCGTAGGGACGTCAACGACAATCGTGCTGCGGGCAGCCAGTGCAGCTGCTCCGGCCTGCAGCGCGCGTTCGGAGAAATAGAGCGCGGATAGATAGTCGAAATCGGCCGTTTCAGCGATGATGCGGCGCACAATTTCGTACTCGGCCGGCGAGAGCGAATGTTCGCCTATTTTGCGATCTATCTCGCTTAGAATTCGGGCCTCAACGGCATGCCAGTCCATCGCTCTCTTCCGACTCCAGTTCGACGGCGTGCGGCCGCAACCGCCGACCGGCAACGACACTCCTAACATTACTCCTAGACAGTTAACCACGTTTGCGAACGCAATCGTTACGTGGCGAGCTGAGGTGCGATCGCGGCCGGCAAAAGCGCATCTCAGCTCTCAGTCCCGGCAAACCGATGTCTAGGATTTTTCAGAGCCGACCGATGGCTGGATCGTCGGAGATAAAAACGCCACCAACGCACCGATCGCAAAGCCGAGCACGTTCCGTAGCAGCGGCAACCAATCGGTCGTCCGCGTCACCACCGGGCCGATACCGAACGCTAAGAACAAAATGCCCCATAGCGGTGAAAAAATTAGCGCCCACTGCCACGAAAATGCCCGGCCGTCCTTACGAGGCTGCGCGGCAAATCCGAAGATGGCCCCGCCGACCGTCGACGTGATGAGAGTCAAAATCCACTGCTCGCGCGGCAAACCTGGCACGACCTGACAGCCACCCTGGCGCAGGCAAGACTCAACCGTCCCCAGAGCTTGCACGATCGCGTTGTTCTCGCCGTTGTCCCGCACGAAGTACAAATTGCCGAAGCGGGTTTGCAACTCTACCCAAAACGTACGCGGCAGAAAATCGTAGAGTTCGTCGCCGACATTAAATGCCAGCAAGTTGCCGCCGCGTCCATCCGCTACGAGCAACACACTGCGGTCGCCCAAATCCCAATATCGCTTCACCGCCCGACCGGGCGTGCGATCGAACTGCGTGAGCACGCGCAGCTTGAAACCGGTTTCGGCCTCAAAGCTCTCCAGCTCATCGGCCAGCGTCTCTTCCTGCAGCGAGGGTAGGAAATTCGCCAAATCGATAATTGGGGTTTGCGTCGCCGGTAACAGCGAGGGGTCATCGAAGGCGCGAGCACCGGGCGGAGCCGTTACCCATGCAGTTAGAGCTAGCAGCAGAACGAGGAAGGCGGTACGGAAATACTGCAGCAGTCGGATAGGCATTTTTAACTGAGGGCGGTATCGATCGGTTGTCGACGAAGACGAAACTTAACACTTGTTTAACTTATTCTAAGATTACGACAGCCGGTGAGATTGCGGGCAATCGTTAGTTAGGACTCAAGCTACCAGCGATCGCGCTTCAACGGCAGGGACGTGCTGCATCCCGGTCCCCTCGTCCTTCAACAGATAGTCAAGCAAGTGTCGGCAGCCGGTGAGGGGTGGTCGCCAGACCCCGTCAGGGTCCGTAGATTTCCTCGCCGAGTCCGACACCATCGAGGAAATTCGCGCGAGCACACGGTTCGAGTGCTGCCAGCACCAGCCGGCCGTAACTGCGGTGGATTACCCGATTGTCGAGAAGGGCTACAACGCCATTCGCCTCTCGCACTGGCGCGATCGCGCGCTGCAACTCACGCAAAGCAGTCGGTAGCAGATACAGGCGGAACCAATCTAAACGACGGCGGCGGTAATAGTTCACGCGCCCGGCAACGAGCGGATGTTCCAACGAGGGCAGCGGTAGGGTTGCTACGACCAATAGGTGGGGCGTGGGGAGTGTTTCTTGGCGCTTGCGCCAGAACTCCCAGCCGGTGACGAGGATGCTGTCGGGGGCTAAATCACCGCGCTCGAGTTGGACTCGCGTGCCGCGTTCGGCAGCCAGGGTAGCTGCAACCTGAGCTTTGAGCGGCACGTCACCAACGAGTACCACGATCGCGCGATTGCGGGGAGCGCGGTCGAACAGAGCACGCAATTGCCGCAGCAAGGCATCGCGGAACTGGGGTGAATTCGGCAGCGGCAGCCTGTCGGGCAAATACAATCGTACGCATTCGGTATGGCGATCGGGAGCGAATCGCAAGCAGGTCAGGTCGCCCAACCCAAGCTGCTGGCGGTATACGGGTGCGGCCGTTTCCCAGTCCAGAAAGCCACCCACCAGCACTACCGGCTGGCGCTGCCAAACGGGGGCGAGGCGATCGGAGACAACTGCTGGAGCGCAATGCAAGCTGACGTGCCCGGCCATGCGGTCCACATCCGCCCACAGCAATTGTTCCGTTGGCGATCGCCACTGTTGCCAGTACTGTTCGAAGGCTGGTAGGGCGCTCAATTGTCCCGTAGCGGCCAGGGTCTGTAATAACGGGTACAGCACCTCGGTCTCGGGCGCGTCGAGCAGGTGGCAGTTGTAAGGATTGCGCGGGCGCTCGAAGAGGGTTTTGGTCAGGCGCACCCGTGCCTGGCGCAGCCGATCGCGCCAGGTAGGACAGGTGGCTAAAGCGAGGTTCCAAGCTGCAGCGTCGAGGGTTGCGCCTAGGTGGCGACGCGTCCAATCTTCGAGGTCCTCGGCGCGATCGATCAGCGTCGGCACGCCGTCGCCGAAGCGGCTGCCATCACCTAAGCGATCGCCGAGCCAGTCTGCCGGCTTCACTAACATCAACCCTCGAAACTGCGGGTCGTCGAGGCGATCGCCCGAACAGATTGGCTTGTCGGTTTGGAGCCACTCCTGCAAACGCGGAATGTGGACTGCCAGCAAACGCTGGCGCACCGTTTTAGGGGCAACCAATAACACCGGACCGTCCCATAGCAATGCCGATGCCAGATAGCTCAAACAGTAACCGCGCGCGCTACCGGTTTGTACTAGTGCCGGCCGTCCCAACCGCAGGGCGCGGGCCACTAGTCGCGCCATTGTCAAGTGGTGCGGCCAGGTTAGGTCGGCACGCGCGCGTAAAAATGCACGCAGCGTGGTGTGGACTTCAGCTTCAATCACGCTGATTCAATCGGGCTGAAAGTGGCGACAATAGCCGGCGTTCCTTCGATTCGGCACCGGAGCGAGCTAGGAAATTTACAATTTCAACTCTAGCAACCCCTCAAGCAAGGGCTGCAGTCGGGCAGGTTCCGATCGGAGAAAAGGCGATGCGATAGAAGGACGACCAGAAAAAGTCCGCAAGCTTCCGAGCCGGGCTCGCGCTGGAGCCGTTCGGTTCGCTCAGTTCGCTGCCGGTGCAGTCGCCGCAAGTGCTTGCTGGATAGCCTGCAATTGCTCGGCGTCATAGCCATACCGTCGCAGAAACGCCGTATAGTTGCCCTCGCCCGTAGCTGCACTGCGGGCGAGCTGGTGCGCTCGCTCGCTCGCTCGGGGCAGTTGCAGCCGTGCGATCGCGTCCTGCGAGCGGCGGCACACGCGATCGGAGGCGCGTGCAGTGGTTAAGTCGCCGTTGCGACGGTGATGCACGGCCATTGCTGCCGACATCGCTACGTTCTTGACCAGCAGGTCCGAGACAACCTCGGGTGCGCCCAGCAGTCCGCCAACGATCGCTGCCGAAGGCACGTCGGCAATCGCGAGTTCGCTGGTCAGGTAAACCACGAAAAAACCCCGCGCGCCTGCCGACGTCGCCACCAAGGATGCAACTGCTGCCGTGATCATTTCGTCATCGATTTGACCGGCATCTATGGCACCCAGTAAGCGCTGCGTAAAGGCGATCGCGTCCTCAAAGGATACCGACTCCGTCACCCGCCACGTTTGCTCTGTTGCCATCGGGAATGCCTCCAAGTGGGTCGCGCCTGGTTCCTCACTGATGCGCTGTCTACCGATTTTAGGAAGGTCCTCCCCGAAAGCGCGCGCCAGGACTACAGAGGTAATGATTCGTTGTAGTGGGGAATGAAATTCCACCACAAGCCAATGCGATCGAAAAGACTCTTGTGAAGTAAGATAAACTCCGCTCCACAAACCATGACATCCGCCAGCGCAAGGTATAGTTGAAACTTTTCTCAGTCGGGCTAGCGAATGAACAACCGACGATCCCTTAAGCACTCGTTGTCCATTGTTTGCTCGGCTGGCTGCTAAGCCACTGTTAATACGCCCACGCCTGATAGAAGATATAGGCTGCTAGCAGCAGCAGTAACGCACGGAATAGAACGCTGACAAGGCGGTCGGGCAACCTCGGTAGCAGGCGCGTGCTGATTTGTGCGCCGATAAAACCGCCCATACCCAATAGCAAACCCGTCATCCAGAGTACGTTGCCTTTCAGAGCGTGTCCGATGGTTGAAGACAGGGCCGTTAGGACGATCGTTCCAAGGCTGGTTTGAATTGCGGTTTTAATCGTCTCGTTGAGTAGCAGAATTTGTAGGGGCACCATGATCACCCCACCGCCGATGCCAAATAGCCCGGCCATGAACCCGGAAATACCACCAGTAAAGATTCGCGCTGCTATCGGATTCCAGGTCGCTGATGCTTCAGACGATGCGATCGCGTTTGTCGTCCCCGAGACCTCTCGGCACTCGGTATGCGAGGCAGCTTGACTGGCTCTGAGTGCTTGCCGCGTCACGTGCTTGCGCCACTCGACCAGGTACACGTTCATTAGCAGCAGCAGCCCGAAAGCAACGAGCAACACGCGAGCGGGCAACTCGTCGGCCAGAAGCACGCCAAATTGAGCGGTGAGTAACGCAGGCAATCCAAGGAAAAACACGCTCTGGAAACTGAGTAAGCCCATCCGCCAGTTCTGAATGCTGCCGGACAAGGAGGTGACGATAATCGCCAGGCTACTCGTTGCCACAGCCTCCACTGGCCGTGCGCCCAAGGCTACCAAGATCGGGACGAGCACCGTACCGCCGCCGATGCCGAGAAACCCAGCCAGCACGCCTGTAAACAGTCCGACGATAGCTAGCGCGAGACTATCGAGGATGGTCATAAGGCGATTGCCCCCGGTAGCAGCGATTTCGACAGCAGGCCGTGAACGCCTTTACGTGGAGCATTCACCACCTGCGTGATGTGGAAGTTCACAGCTAAACTGCAGAATACGTAAGCCTCTTCCGCATCCAAGCTCAAGTATTGCTCCAGGAACGCGATCGCTTGCTCCAGTGCTGCTTGCAGTGCGCGATCGAGCGTCTCGGCGAAGCCCATGAAGATGAAATGGGTCGGCGTTTCCGCTAGCGGTCGCGTCAACGAGAGGTCCTTGCGAAGGACGAGCACGACGCGACCGTTCATTGCTGTTTCGATCGCCGTGACATCGACCTCGCCGTCGCCTTGGGCGGCATGTCCGTCGCCGATGGAAAACAGCGCGCCCGGCACTTGTACGGGCAAGAACAAGCGCGCACCCGGTTGCAAGTGCCGGTTGTCGATGTTACCGCCGTAGTTGCCGGGGGGAACCGAGCTGTTGCCTACCTCCTGGGTGGCAACGCCCAGGATTCCGAAGAATGGTTGCAGCGGAATGAGGATGCCGCTTTGTCGGGGAAACTCAGCAACATTGGCGTCGAGATCCAGCTCGATGAAGCGCAGCGCGGGTGCAGAAAAGCGATCGGGAAGCGCTCCCCAACCCGGGCGAATAACGTTGAAGCCCATCGACAAGCGCGGCCAGATTGCCTCCAAGCGAACTTCTAATACATCGCCTGGTTTGGCATCGCGCACAAAAATCGGTCCTGTCAGCAAGTGCGGTCCCTGACCGACGCGGCGATCGGCAGGTAAATTGTGGCGAATCTCTAACAGTTCTGGTGGCGCAAATGCAGCGGGGGCGCGATCGCAAACAGTAAAGCCGGTGAAGGTTTCGACCTCGATGCGATCGCCAGAATCGATGGTTAATGCGGGCACTAACTGCGCGGAAAATCCACCGAGATGCACGGTTTGGCACGTAGCTTTCAGGAGGCGATCGACCATAGCAGCAAGCAATCAAAACAATGCAATAAATGGTCTAACCGTTTCTTCAGGTTTAGCGAGGGTTGCTGCAACAAGACTTTCCGAGGATAACACCAAGGCGATCGCCGCCTGCCCCGTGCTTACTGCTGAGACAATCATATTGGGAGAGTATTCGACTCTAGATTGCGAAATGTTTACAACTCCTTTTGCGTTTTGCAAAAGTAACTTTACAAACTTTTGCGAAATTGCCTTTACAAAAATTGCTTCCGTTCATAGTATTGGGGGGGTCAGAAAGTTGCAGTTTCTTATTCAACCACTACGCTGATGAAACGCCGACAATTCATTACTAGTGCCGCCGTTGGTGCTGCTGGAAGCGCCGCGATCGCGGCATGCAGTCAGAGCAAGACCGATAGCAATGGAGAGTCGTCGGCTCCGGCCGTGCAAGTGGACGATCGTAAAAGCGTTCGCTGGCGTATGGCCTCGAGTTACACGCCCGCTCTCGATACAATCTATGGCGGGAGCGAGTTTTTCATCGAGCGAGTGAAGGAACTCACGGACGGCAAGTTCGAAATTTCCCTTTCGGCTTCAGGCGAAATCGTTCCTGGCTTGGAAGTTCTCGATGCCGTGCAACAGGGCACCGTCCAGTCCGGACATACCAACTCCTATTACTATCGCGGCAAGAACGAAGCCCTGGCATTTGACACGGCAGTCCCCTTTGGTTTGAACTATCGACAACAAACGGCGTGGATGTACGAAGGTGGCGGTCTCGATCTCGTCCACGAACTGCTTTCAGACTTCAACATTATCAGCTTTCCTGGCGGCAACTCCGGAACGCAAATGGGGGGTTGGTGGAATAAGAAGATCGACACGCCGGCCGATCTTGAAGGCATCAATATGCGGATTCCGGGGCTGGGTGGCGTAGTGATGGAACGCCTCGGCGTTAACGTCCAAAACATTGCTGGCGGGGAGATTTTTCAGGCTCTGCAGCTGGGGACGATCGATGCTGCCGAGTACGTCGGTCCCTATGATGATGAGAAGCTCGGGCTCTATAAGGCTGCCAACATTTATTACTATCCGGGTTGGTGGGAACCGGGCACCCAGTATTCGTTTTACTTCAACCTTGACGCGTGGAATGACTTGCCACCGTCTTACCAATCGGCCCTCCGTACCGCTGCGGCTGAAGCCCATGCAAATATCATGGCGCGCTATGACACCCTAAATCCGGGTGCGTTGAAGAGTCTCCTCGACCAAGGCGTAGAACTCGTACGTTTCTCGGATGAAATCATGGCCTCGGCACAGGATATTGCCTTTGAATTGAATGAGGAACTAGCCGCGGGGGATGCCAGCTACAAGAAAATCTACGATGCGTGGCAGCAGTTCCAGTCGAACTCAAATCGCTGGTTTTCAACTGCGGAGTTAGGGTACACGGACTTCTCGTTCCGGTCGAGTTAATGGTTTGGCGAGCGCGTGCCGATGCAGACTAAGCGGTGTTTGGGGGTGTTGGTGGGTGATTGTTTCCGTTCGCCTGCCGCGTGTCAAACTTGTACGATGGGATTGGCCGGTGCGAAGGGGATCGCCTCGTGCGGCAAAAGAGTTGTAAAAGCGACGCGCGACTCGAAGTTCCTGCCGTGACTACCCTTTACTGACTTCAACACCGATGAAACGCCGGCGATTAATAGCCGATGCAGCTGTAGGTGCTGCCGGGACGGTCGCGATTGCAGCCTGCACTCGGGGCAACTCGGGTGGAGGCTCGTCAGCACCTGCCATGGAAGTCGACGATCGCAAGAACGTTCGCTGGCGGATGGCTTCAAGTTATACGCCTGCCATTGACGTGCTGTACGGAGGCAGCGAGCGGTTTGCCGAGCGCGTGAGAGAACTGACTGACGGGCGGTTCGAGATCGCGATCTCGGCTTCGGGTGAAATCGTTCCCGGCTTGGAAATCCTCGATGCCGTGCAGCAAGGCACCGTTCAGTCCGGTCACACAGCTTCTTATTTCTATCGCGGTAAGAATGAAGCGCTTGCCTTTGACACGGCCGTGCCGTTTGGGTTGAATTATCGCCAACAAACGGCTTGGATGTATGAGGGTGGCGGACTCGACCTCATCCACTCAGTGCTTGCAGACTTCAACATCATCAGCTTTCCTGGTGGCAATACGGGAACGCAAATGGGCGGTTGGTGGAAAGAGAGGAACCGAACACCGGCAGACCTAAATGGCAAGAACATGCGAATTCCAGGGTTGGGTGGGGTGGTAATGGAGCGCCTCGGTGTCAACGTTCAAACTCTAGCGGCTGGAGAGATTTTGCAGGCACTTCAGCTTGGGGCGATCGATGCTGCCGAGTTTGCCGGTCCATACGATGACGAGAAACTCGGACTGTATAAAGTTGCGAACCTTTATTACTATCCGGGTTGGTGGGAGCCAAGCGGGCAAGCTTCGTTCTATTTCAACCTCAATGCGTGGAACGAACTGCCGTCATCCTATCGGCTTGCCTTACAAACAGCCGCCGCCGAAGCCCACACGCACATCATGGCTAGCTATGACGCACGCAATCCCGAAGCGCTTCAACGATTAGTCGATCGGGGGGTGGAGCTCGTGCGTTTCTCGGATGAAATCATGACCTCAGCTCGGCAGATAGCCTTCGATCTATATGAGGAAATTGCGGCGAAAGATAAGAGTTATCAGAAAGTCTACCAGGCCTGGCAGCAGTTCCGATCGAACTCGAATCGCTGGTTCTCGACCTCGGAACTGAGTTACACGGATTTTTCGGTCGCAGGTGGTCCTACACAGTGAGAGTGACGCAGGGGCGTAACTTCACTCAGCCCGCCCCTCACCCATCACGAACATTACACTTCAGGACTACCGGCATCAATGGTCTTGTGGGTTGGGTTCCGGACAAACCGTAGCCACGTTGCGTAGCCAAACTGCCCAGAGAAAAAGCGTTTTTTGCCCGTGTGAAATGACCGTTCTTGACCGTGTTTTGAGCGAGGCTGGTTAGGAGATTGAGGTATGGAGAGAAAAGGATGACTTCAGAGACTCCCCCACAACTCTATCAATACTGCCTGGGTTCTATGAACAACTAATAGCTGGTTAGAACAAGTACTTTCTCTTTGTTCTGGCAGAGATTTAAACGAGCCCTGGCCTTTTGAAAGGATATTGACCGCGTTGTCTTGCTTCCACTGCGTTCAAATCCAAACCGCAACTTCTTCCCACCCCGCTCCCTGACGAACGATTTCTGGTTCGCCGGTCGTTAGATCGATGATGGTGGAGGTGAGTGCGCCCGGTTCGGTACCGTCGTCGACAATCAAATCGACGTGCTTGTCAAGGCGATCGAAGAGCACGGCTTTCTCAGTGCCCATGGCAGGTAGCTCGCTGGGCTCTTCAGGTTCCTCTGGCGGTAAATAAGCCGAGGTAGATACGATCGGGTTGCCAAGTGCCGCAATCAGGGCGCGACAAACAACGCGATCGGGCACGCGCAGTCCAGTAGTTTTGCGTTTGGGGTTAAGTACCAAGCGCGGCACAAGCTTTGTGGCAGGGAGCAAAAAGGTATAAGGACCCGGAATCAGGCGTTTCATGAATCGGTAGGCCGAGTCGTCGACGCGAGCATATTGCGCCACGTCCGAGAGGGATTCACACAAGAACGTGAGCGGCTTGTCGTTGGCAAGCTGTTTAAGTTGACGCACCCGCGTGACAGCGCTTTTCGCATTGAGGTCGCAGCCGATCGCGTACACCGTGTCGCTGGGATATAACATCACTGCTCCCCGTCGGAGTGCACTAGCGATTTCGTCCAGCGATCGCATTTGGGGATTCTGGGGATGCACGGTGTAGATTGCAGCCATCGGACGTGCCTCCTGCAGGCGTGAAGTATTGAAGCTTGCGGGCGCGATCGTCCGTCAGCATCGGCCGGCTTGGGTATGCAATCGCGTTCGTTTTAGCATAGAGGCTCCAACCCATCGCCTGTGTGTCATGGCAACAATTGCTTACCTAGACTGTCCGACTGGAATTGCTGGAGACATGTGCTTGGGCGCGCTCGTCGATGCTGGCGTGCCGTTGGACTACTTGCGCGATCGTCTAAGCACGCTCGGAATCGCTAACGAGTTTGCCTTGCGCGCCGAGACCGTCACGAGAGGCAGCCAACAAGCGAAGAAAGTCCACGTAGACTGCGCGCGCGACCTTGCCAACTCCGATTGTTCGCACCTCCATCACCATCAGGCACCCACCCGCCATCTACCCGAGATCGAGCAGCTCATTCAAAAGGCCGAGCTGCCCCCACGCGCGGCAATGTGGAGTCTGGAGGTGTTTCGCAAACTGGCACTTGCCGAGGGAGCCGTTCACGGCGTTCCACCCGAGCGGGTCCACTTCCACGAAGTTGGTGCCGTAGACGCGATCGTCGATATCGTGGGTACTTGTTTGGGGTTGGATTGGCTGGATCTCGACGCGCTGTTCTGCTCGCCGCTGCCAACCGGCGGCGGCACCGTCAAATCCGCCCACGGACGGATGACGGTCCCCGTGCCTGCCGTATTGAAACTCTGGGAACAGCGTCAGGTGCCGGTGTACGGTAACGGCATCGATCGCGAACTCGTCACCCCCACCGGAGCGGCAATTGTCACTGCTCTTGTCCGTGAATTTGGACCGCTGCCGCCCCTGCGAGTGCGTTACGTGGGCTTGGGGGCTGGAA
Proteins encoded in this window:
- a CDS encoding TRAP transporter substrate-binding protein is translated as MKRRRLIADAAVGAAGTVAIAACTRGNSGGGSSAPAMEVDDRKNVRWRMASSYTPAIDVLYGGSERFAERVRELTDGRFEIAISASGEIVPGLEILDAVQQGTVQSGHTASYFYRGKNEALAFDTAVPFGLNYRQQTAWMYEGGGLDLIHSVLADFNIISFPGGNTGTQMGGWWKERNRTPADLNGKNMRIPGLGGVVMERLGVNVQTLAAGEILQALQLGAIDAAEFAGPYDDEKLGLYKVANLYYYPGWWEPSGQASFYFNLNAWNELPSSYRLALQTAAAEAHTHIMASYDARNPEALQRLVDRGVELVRFSDEIMTSARQIAFDLYEEIAAKDKSYQKVYQAWQQFRSNSNRWFSTSELSYTDFSVAGGPTQ
- the dctP gene encoding TRAP transporter substrate-binding protein DctP — protein: MKRRQFITSAAVGAAGSAAIAACSQSKTDSNGESSAPAVQVDDRKSVRWRMASSYTPALDTIYGGSEFFIERVKELTDGKFEISLSASGEIVPGLEVLDAVQQGTVQSGHTNSYYYRGKNEALAFDTAVPFGLNYRQQTAWMYEGGGLDLVHELLSDFNIISFPGGNSGTQMGGWWNKKIDTPADLEGINMRIPGLGGVVMERLGVNVQNIAGGEIFQALQLGTIDAAEYVGPYDDEKLGLYKAANIYYYPGWWEPGTQYSFYFNLDAWNDLPPSYQSALRTAAAEAHANIMARYDTLNPGALKSLLDQGVELVRFSDEIMASAQDIAFELNEELAAGDASYKKIYDAWQQFQSNSNRWFSTAELGYTDFSFRSS
- a CDS encoding ATP-dependent DNA helicase, yielding MIEAEVHTTLRAFLRARADLTWPHHLTMARLVARALRLGRPALVQTGSARGYCLSYLASALLWDGPVLLVAPKTVRQRLLAVHIPRLQEWLQTDKPICSGDRLDDPQFRGLMLVKPADWLGDRLGDGSRFGDGVPTLIDRAEDLEDWTRRHLGATLDAAAWNLALATCPTWRDRLRQARVRLTKTLFERPRNPYNCHLLDAPETEVLYPLLQTLAATGQLSALPAFEQYWQQWRSPTEQLLWADVDRMAGHVSLHCAPAVVSDRLAPVWQRQPVVLVGGFLDWETAAPVYRQQLGLGDLTCLRFAPDRHTECVRLYLPDRLPLPNSPQFRDALLRQLRALFDRAPRNRAIVVLVGDVPLKAQVAATLAAERGTRVQLERGDLAPDSILVTGWEFWRKRQETLPTPHLLVVATLPLPSLEHPLVAGRVNYYRRRRLDWFRLYLLPTALRELQRAIAPVREANGVVALLDNRVIHRSYGRLVLAALEPCARANFLDGVGLGEEIYGP
- a CDS encoding acetamidase/formamidase family protein yields the protein MVDRLLKATCQTVHLGGFSAQLVPALTIDSGDRIEVETFTGFTVCDRAPAAFAPPELLEIRHNLPADRRVGQGPHLLTGPIFVRDAKPGDVLEVRLEAIWPRLSMGFNVIRPGWGALPDRFSAPALRFIELDLDANVAEFPRQSGILIPLQPFFGILGVATQEVGNSSVPPGNYGGNIDNRHLQPGARLFLPVQVPGALFSIGDGHAAQGDGEVDVTAIETAMNGRVVLVLRKDLSLTRPLAETPTHFIFMGFAETLDRALQAALEQAIAFLEQYLSLDAEEAYVFCSLAVNFHITQVVNAPRKGVHGLLSKSLLPGAIAL
- a CDS encoding sulfite exporter TauE/SafE family protein codes for the protein MTILDSLALAIVGLFTGVLAGFLGIGGGTVLVPILVALGARPVEAVATSSLAIIVTSLSGSIQNWRMGLLSFQSVFFLGLPALLTAQFGVLLADELPARVLLVAFGLLLLMNVYLVEWRKHVTRQALRASQAASHTECREVSGTTNAIASSEASATWNPIAARIFTGGISGFMAGLFGIGGGVIMVPLQILLLNETIKTAIQTSLGTIVLTALSSTIGHALKGNVLWMTGLLLGMGGFIGAQISTRLLPRLPDRLVSVLFRALLLLLAAYIFYQAWAY
- a CDS encoding precorrin-8X methylmutase, encoding MDWHAVEARILSEIDRKIGEHSLSPAEYEIVRRIIAETADFDYLSALYFSERALQAGAAALAARSTIVVDVPTIQVGVAPHLQQTFANPIYCAADTLTRRHQEKIGQPIAAGMRKLSQRYPEGIFVVGRDSMALTVLLKAIASESIRPALVICTLPTFVNVKDLKKQLCELLIPTICTLSSKGGRLVAGAILSGLIDLAWQAYRQDAG
- a CDS encoding L-threonylcarbamoyladenylate synthase gives rise to the protein MAAIYTVHPQNPQMRSLDEIASALRRGAVMLYPSDTVYAIGCDLNAKSAVTRVRQLKQLANDKPLTFLCESLSDVAQYARVDDSAYRFMKRLIPGPYTFLLPATKLVPRLVLNPKRKTTGLRVPDRVVCRALIAALGNPIVSTSAYLPPEEPEEPSELPAMGTEKAVLFDRLDKHVDLIVDDGTEPGALTSTIIDLTTGEPEIVRQGAGWEEVAVWI
- the larC gene encoding nickel pincer cofactor biosynthesis protein LarC; its protein translation is MATIAYLDCPTGIAGDMCLGALVDAGVPLDYLRDRLSTLGIANEFALRAETVTRGSQQAKKVHVDCARDLANSDCSHLHHHQAPTRHLPEIEQLIQKAELPPRAAMWSLEVFRKLALAEGAVHGVPPERVHFHEVGAVDAIVDIVGTCLGLDWLDLDALFCSPLPTGGGTVKSAHGRMTVPVPAVLKLWEQRQVPVYGNGIDRELVTPTGAAIVTALVREFGPLPPLRVRYVGLGAGTAELSLPNVLRLWVGTNDEDEGSIALETVAVLETQIDDLSPQAIAYACEQLLTAGALDVFAQAVTMKKSRPGVLLTVICLPALVEKCEFILYRETTTLGIRRRIQQRSCLARELKKITTPLGPVRVKVAHMGKDIANVQPEYDDCARLAREHDCPWNEVHQLAIAAWTRHAEWVPD
- a CDS encoding TPM domain-containing protein, which codes for MPIRLLQYFRTAFLVLLLALTAWVTAPPGARAFDDPSLLPATQTPIIDLANFLPSLQEETLADELESFEAETGFKLRVLTQFDRTPGRAVKRYWDLGDRSVLLVADGRGGNLLAFNVGDELYDFLPRTFWVELQTRFGNLYFVRDNGENNAIVQALGTVESCLRQGGCQVVPGLPREQWILTLITSTVGGAIFGFAAQPRKDGRAFSWQWALIFSPLWGILFLAFGIGPVVTRTTDWLPLLRNVLGFAIGALVAFLSPTIQPSVGSEKS